Proteins encoded within one genomic window of Acinetobacter sp. YWS30-1:
- the trxB gene encoding thioredoxin-disulfide reductase produces the protein MSARHSRLIILGSGPAGYSAAVYAARANLKPTLIAGLQLGGQLTTTTEVDNWPGDPEGLTGPALMERMQAHAERFGTEIVYDHINEVDLNVRPFVLKGDMEEFTCDALIICTGATAQYLGLESEAAFMGQGVSACATCDGFFYKEQKVMVVGGGNTAVEEALYLSNIASHVTLVHRRDTLRSEKILQDHLFEKEKEGKISIIWNHQVEEVLGDTTGVTAVRLKSTQDDSTQDVEVSGLFVAIGHKPNSTMFEGQLELRDGYIQVQSGTAGNATQTSIPGVFAAGDIADSIYRQAITSAGSGCMAALDAEKYLDAMGKLD, from the coding sequence ATGAGCGCACGTCACTCACGACTGATTATTTTAGGTTCTGGCCCTGCTGGCTATAGCGCAGCAGTCTATGCAGCGCGTGCAAACTTAAAACCGACCCTGATTGCAGGTCTGCAACTGGGTGGTCAATTAACCACAACGACTGAAGTAGATAACTGGCCTGGCGATCCTGAAGGTCTGACTGGTCCAGCTTTAATGGAACGTATGCAGGCTCATGCAGAACGTTTTGGTACTGAAATTGTTTATGATCATATCAATGAAGTTGACCTTAACGTTCGTCCATTCGTCCTGAAAGGCGATATGGAAGAGTTTACTTGTGATGCCCTGATCATTTGTACTGGTGCAACTGCGCAATACCTGGGTCTGGAATCAGAAGCTGCATTTATGGGTCAAGGCGTGAGCGCGTGTGCAACCTGTGACGGTTTCTTCTATAAAGAGCAAAAAGTGATGGTTGTGGGCGGTGGTAATACCGCTGTTGAAGAAGCATTATATCTTTCTAACATCGCTTCTCACGTGACTCTAGTTCACCGTCGTGATACGTTACGTTCTGAAAAAATCCTGCAAGACCATCTTTTTGAAAAAGAAAAAGAAGGAAAAATCAGCATTATCTGGAATCATCAGGTAGAAGAAGTGTTGGGTGATACCACTGGCGTCACTGCGGTACGTTTAAAATCAACTCAAGATGATTCAACTCAGGACGTTGAAGTATCAGGTCTATTTGTTGCTATTGGTCATAAACCAAATAGCACTATGTTCGAAGGCCAGCTAGAACTGCGTGATGGTTATATTCAGGTTCAAAGTGGTACCGCGGGCAATGCCACTCAAACCTCTATCCCGGGTGTATTTGCTGCAGGCGATATCGCAGACAGTATCTACCGTCAAGCAATTACCTCTGCAGGTTCAGGCTGTATGGCGGCACTGGATGCAGAAAAATATCTCGATGCCATGGGCAAATTAGACTAA